A segment of the Nitrosopumilus sp. genome:
ACTCTCCCTGATCTTATTCCTGAGAATATCTTTCTGCCAGTCTATATCGCATGTATTTGTCATCTGGTGAAAATTTGGCAGGATGTGCTGAAATGGTTTCTGTATTGCACTTTGTACACTTTATTTTTAACGTATAGTGATTGCACTTTGTACATTTTCTTAACAAAAATCTCATTTTAGTTTTCTCTTGTTTTCTTTGAATCTTCTCTGGTAAATTTGAATGAACCTTTTTTCTTTACTATGCTTGTTTCGATTTCCTCAATAATTGGCTTCAACAGTTTTTCTGCAGATTTAAAATCTTCTGAAGTAATTGATAGTCTATATTTTGGGGCTCCAAGATAAGTGATATCTATAGTTGAATCTTTTTTTATAACATCTAGTAATGCTTTCTTAATTATTTCAACACCATCAGATTTACTGTTGGTAATTTCCATAATTCCTCTAATTTCAACTGATGGGAGTTTAATTTTAGAGCAAATATCCTCAATTACGGTTGCAGTTTTTTTTGCGAGTTTTAACTCCTTTACAGAATCTATTCCATTCCTTCCAATTGATATGAATGCGTCATAAACTGAATCAAACTTTGAATATATGCTGTCCTCAAGCTTTTCAATCTCCTCATCTGTCAACTTTGCT
Coding sequences within it:
- a CDS encoding RNA-protein complex protein Nop10, producing MRFLLRKCTKCNHYTLKIKCTKCNTETISAHPAKFSPDDKYMRYRLAERYSQE
- a CDS encoding S1 RNA-binding domain-containing protein, whose product is MSTEIQEMPEQGEIVLATVTKVMDHGAYVTLDEYDDIQGFLHISEIAPGWIRSVNRFVRDGERKVLLVKKVNSQRGDIDLSLKQVSKDQKKQKLKEVKKFEKGKTILQNVQDKAKLTDEEIEKLEDSIYSKFDSVYDAFISIGRNGIDSVKELKLAKKTATVIEDICSKIKLPSVEIRGIMEITNSKSDGVEIIKKALLDVIKKDSTIDITYLGAPKYRLSITSEDFKSAEKLLKPIIEEIETSIVKKKGSFKFTREDSKKTREN